A single region of the Geobacillus subterraneus genome encodes:
- a CDS encoding YgaP family membrane protein — MANIGIVNALIRITFGLTVVAWATARFARRPWCTSYLFAIVLGAMKVGEGITRFCPVTALFDNMQRERLLDEQKEAVVNPT, encoded by the coding sequence ATGGCGAATATCGGCATTGTCAACGCACTGATCCGCATCACGTTCGGCTTAACCGTCGTCGCATGGGCGACAGCCCGGTTCGCCCGGCGGCCGTGGTGCACGTCGTATTTGTTTGCCATCGTGCTTGGAGCCATGAAAGTTGGCGAAGGGATTACCCGTTTTTGTCCGGTGACGGCCCTGTTTGACAATATGCAGCGCGAACGGCTGCTCGATGAACAAAAGGAAGCCGTTGTCAATCCGACATAA
- a CDS encoding EYxxD motif small membrane protein — MLLEYMTDMSFVLATLIGGIIALSYVYLRRRRVR, encoded by the coding sequence ATGTTGCTTGAATATATGACCGATATGTCGTTTGTGTTGGCGACGTTGATCGGCGGCATTATCGCCCTGTCGTACGTGTATTTGCGGCGGAGGCGCGTTCGATAG
- the purD gene encoding phosphoribosylamine--glycine ligase: protein MNILVVGRGGREHAIAWKAAQSPLVGKLYAAPGNPGIGEVAELVDIDELDLDALVQFAKQNKIDLTIVGPEAPLAAGIADRFMAEGLRIFGPSQAAALIEGSKAFAKELMKTYGIPTAEHATFSSYEQAKVYIEEKGAPIVIKADGLAAGKGVTVAQTVEEALAAAKAALVDGQFGAAGSQVVVEEYLEGEEFSFMAFVNGEKVYPLAIAQDHKRAYDGDEGPNTGGMGAYSPVPQISADTVQIALETILRPTAKALVAEGRPFTGVLYAGLIATPAGPKVIEFNARFGDPEAQVVLPRLKTDLLQAILVVMDGKELELEWTDEAVLGVVLAAKGYPGAYERGAAIRGLERLAPDALLFHAGTKREDGTLYTNGGRVLLLAAKGATLAEAKEKAYEQLAAIDCDGLFYRCDIGRRAIERASAANTRTTGR from the coding sequence ATGAACATTCTCGTAGTCGGACGCGGCGGGCGCGAGCATGCCATCGCTTGGAAGGCGGCGCAAAGCCCGCTTGTTGGCAAGCTGTATGCCGCGCCGGGCAACCCGGGCATCGGGGAAGTAGCAGAGCTCGTCGACATTGATGAACTCGATCTTGACGCGCTTGTTCAGTTTGCGAAACAAAACAAGATTGATTTGACGATTGTCGGGCCGGAAGCGCCGCTGGCCGCCGGCATTGCCGACCGCTTTATGGCGGAAGGGCTGCGCATATTCGGCCCGAGCCAAGCGGCGGCGCTCATTGAAGGAAGCAAAGCGTTTGCGAAAGAGCTTATGAAAACATACGGCATCCCGACGGCGGAACATGCGACGTTTTCCTCATATGAACAAGCCAAAGTGTATATTGAGGAAAAAGGAGCGCCGATCGTCATTAAAGCGGACGGGTTGGCCGCTGGAAAAGGCGTCACTGTCGCCCAAACAGTGGAAGAAGCGCTGGCCGCAGCGAAGGCCGCGCTTGTCGACGGACAATTCGGTGCAGCCGGCAGCCAAGTCGTGGTCGAGGAGTATTTGGAAGGCGAAGAATTTTCGTTTATGGCGTTTGTAAACGGCGAGAAGGTGTATCCTCTTGCCATCGCCCAAGACCATAAACGGGCGTATGACGGGGACGAGGGACCGAACACTGGGGGGATGGGAGCGTATTCGCCCGTGCCGCAAATATCCGCCGATACGGTCCAAATCGCCTTGGAGACGATTTTGCGTCCGACCGCCAAAGCGTTAGTGGCCGAAGGCCGACCGTTTACCGGCGTCCTGTATGCCGGGTTGATTGCCACACCAGCCGGGCCGAAAGTGATTGAATTTAACGCCCGGTTCGGCGATCCGGAGGCGCAAGTCGTACTGCCGCGCTTAAAAACCGATTTGCTTCAGGCGATCTTGGTAGTGATGGACGGAAAAGAACTGGAGCTCGAGTGGACGGACGAAGCGGTGCTTGGCGTCGTGCTGGCGGCGAAAGGCTATCCAGGCGCTTACGAACGCGGGGCGGCCATCCGCGGACTTGAGCGGCTCGCTCCGGATGCGTTGTTGTTCCATGCCGGCACGAAGCGGGAAGATGGAACGCTCTATACAAACGGCGGCCGCGTCCTGCTGCTGGCGGCCAAGGGGGCGACGCTCGCTGAGGCGAAGGAAAAAGCATACGAGCAATTGGCGGCAATTGACTGTGACGGCCTGTTTTACCGCTGCGACATCGGCCGGCGCGCTATCGAACGCGCCTCCGCCGCAAATACACGTACGACAGGGCGATAA
- the purH gene encoding bifunctional phosphoribosylaminoimidazolecarboxamide formyltransferase/IMP cyclohydrolase, producing the protein MAVKRALISVSNKEGIIPFAKQLAELGVEIISTGGTKRALEEAGVPVISISDVTGFPEILDGRVKTLHPAIHGGILAVRGDERHQAALAEHGIRPIDLVVVNLYPFQQTIAKPDVTLAEAIENIDIGGPTMVRAAAKNYADVAIVVDPADYRAVIEELKANGSIQAETRQKLAAKAFRHTAAYDAMIAEYLTNLTGEEYPESLTVTYTKKQSLRYGENPHQSAAFYAKPLGAAFSIAKAVQLHGKELSYNNINDANAAINLIREFQEPAVAAIKHMNPCGVGVGATLLEAFTKAYEADPVSIFGGIIAVNREVDKETAERMHDLFLEIVIAPSFSDEALTILMKKKNIRLLTLDFAAPDVKEKTLVSVSGGLLVQDADTYTLEDAEWNVVTKREPTEEERGQLRFAWNVVKHVKSNAIVLAKNGMTVGVGAGQMNRVGAAKIAIEQAGEQAAGAVLASDAFFPMDDTVEAAAKAGITAIIQPGGSIRDADSIRKADEYGIAMVFTGVRHFKH; encoded by the coding sequence ATGGCAGTCAAACGAGCATTAATCAGCGTGTCTAATAAAGAAGGGATCATTCCGTTTGCCAAACAGCTCGCCGAACTCGGCGTCGAGATCATTTCGACAGGCGGGACGAAACGGGCGCTTGAGGAGGCTGGTGTCCCGGTCATCTCGATTTCCGATGTCACCGGGTTTCCGGAAATTTTAGACGGGCGCGTCAAAACGCTGCATCCGGCCATTCACGGCGGCATTTTGGCGGTGCGCGGCGATGAGCGCCATCAGGCGGCGCTAGCGGAGCATGGCATCCGTCCGATCGATTTGGTCGTCGTCAACTTGTATCCGTTCCAGCAAACGATCGCGAAGCCAGACGTGACGCTGGCTGAGGCGATTGAAAACATCGATATCGGCGGTCCGACGATGGTGCGCGCCGCAGCGAAAAACTATGCCGATGTCGCCATCGTCGTCGATCCAGCCGATTACCGAGCGGTCATCGAGGAGCTGAAAGCAAACGGATCGATCCAAGCGGAAACGCGGCAAAAATTGGCGGCGAAAGCGTTCCGTCATACGGCGGCGTATGATGCGATGATCGCCGAGTATTTGACGAACCTTACCGGCGAGGAGTACCCGGAATCGCTCACCGTCACCTATACGAAAAAACAATCGTTGCGCTATGGCGAAAATCCGCATCAATCAGCGGCGTTTTACGCCAAACCGCTCGGTGCGGCGTTCTCGATTGCCAAAGCAGTACAGCTGCACGGCAAAGAGCTGTCGTACAACAACATTAACGATGCCAATGCGGCCATCAACCTTATTCGCGAGTTTCAGGAGCCGGCCGTGGCAGCCATCAAACATATGAACCCGTGCGGCGTCGGTGTCGGCGCGACGTTGCTTGAGGCGTTTACGAAAGCGTACGAGGCCGATCCGGTGTCCATTTTTGGCGGCATTATCGCGGTGAATCGGGAAGTGGACAAAGAAACGGCAGAGCGGATGCATGATCTCTTTTTGGAAATCGTCATCGCGCCATCGTTTAGTGACGAGGCGCTCACCATTTTGATGAAAAAGAAAAATATCCGCCTGTTGACGCTTGATTTCGCGGCGCCCGACGTTAAGGAAAAAACGCTCGTTTCGGTCAGCGGCGGCTTGCTCGTCCAAGATGCCGATACGTATACGCTTGAGGACGCCGAATGGAATGTCGTTACGAAGCGCGAGCCGACCGAAGAAGAGCGCGGACAGCTTCGTTTTGCATGGAACGTTGTGAAGCATGTCAAATCCAATGCCATTGTACTGGCGAAAAACGGCATGACCGTTGGTGTTGGCGCCGGACAAATGAACCGGGTCGGCGCGGCGAAGATCGCCATTGAACAAGCCGGGGAGCAGGCGGCAGGCGCGGTGCTCGCCTCCGACGCCTTTTTCCCGATGGACGACACCGTTGAAGCGGCGGCAAAAGCCGGCATTACGGCCATCATCCAGCCGGGCGGCTCGATTCGTGACGCCGATTCGATCCGCAAAGCGGATGAGTATGGCATTGCCATGGTGTTTACCGGCGTGCGCCATTTTAAACATTAA
- the purN gene encoding phosphoribosylglycinamide formyltransferase yields MKRLAVFASGSGTNFQALVDAAKRGELPADIALLVCDRPGAKVIERAGRENVPAFVFSPKDYPSKAAFENEILRKLKERQVEWIALAGYMRLIGPTLLSAYEGKIVNIHPSLLPAFPGKDAIGQAYRAGVSETGVTVHYVDEGMDTGPVIAQRAVPIVPGEPIEALEARIHAVEHELYPAVLRMLLGEAEQQEERIENDGSQTSINQRV; encoded by the coding sequence ATGAAGCGGTTGGCCGTGTTTGCCTCCGGAAGCGGAACGAATTTTCAAGCGCTCGTCGATGCGGCGAAGCGCGGCGAGCTGCCGGCTGACATCGCCCTGCTGGTCTGCGATCGGCCGGGCGCCAAGGTCATCGAACGAGCGGGGCGCGAAAACGTGCCGGCGTTCGTGTTTTCCCCGAAAGACTACCCGTCGAAAGCGGCGTTTGAGAACGAGATTTTGCGTAAGTTAAAGGAACGGCAAGTTGAATGGATCGCGTTAGCCGGCTATATGCGCTTGATCGGGCCGACCTTGCTTTCCGCTTATGAAGGGAAAATCGTCAACATCCATCCGTCGCTGTTGCCGGCGTTTCCAGGCAAAGACGCCATCGGCCAGGCGTACCGGGCGGGCGTGTCGGAAACGGGCGTCACCGTCCATTATGTCGATGAAGGGATGGACACCGGGCCGGTCATCGCCCAGCGCGCTGTTCCGATCGTGCCCGGCGAGCCGATCGAAGCGCTTGAGGCGCGCATTCATGCGGTCGAACATGAGTTATATCCGGCGGTATTGCGCATGCTGCTAGGGGAAGCGGAACAACAAGAAGAAAGGATCGAGAACGATGGCAGTCAAACGAGCATTAATCAGCGTGTCTAA
- the purM gene encoding phosphoribosylformylglycinamidine cyclo-ligase, with amino-acid sequence MAKAYKQAGVDIEAGYQAVALMKQHVQKTMRPEVLGGIGGFGGLFDLSALGYRQPVLIAGTDGVGTKLKLAFLLDRHDTIGIDCVAMCVNDIVVQGAEPLFFLDYIACGKAVPEKIAAIVKGVADGCVEAGCALIGGETAEMPGMYAEDEYDLAGFAVGIAEKERLVTGQTIQAGDVLIGLPSSGLHSNGYSLVRRIVFEQAKLSLDKIYEPLSVPLGEELLKPTRIYAKRLRSVLERFTIKGMAHITGGGLIENVPRMLPEGLEARIQRGSWPVLPIFDFLRANGNLEEEEMFSVFNMGIGLVLAVSPETAAPLVKWLDEQGEPAYIIGEVAKGAGVSFTGGGKA; translated from the coding sequence GTGGCAAAAGCATACAAACAAGCAGGAGTTGACATTGAGGCCGGTTATCAGGCCGTCGCCCTCATGAAACAGCACGTGCAAAAAACGATGCGTCCGGAAGTGTTGGGCGGAATTGGCGGGTTTGGCGGTTTGTTTGATTTATCGGCGCTTGGCTACCGCCAGCCGGTGCTCATCGCCGGCACGGATGGCGTCGGGACAAAGCTGAAATTGGCGTTTTTGCTTGACCGGCACGATACGATCGGCATCGACTGTGTGGCGATGTGCGTCAATGACATCGTTGTCCAAGGGGCGGAACCGCTCTTTTTCCTTGACTATATCGCTTGTGGCAAAGCGGTGCCGGAAAAAATCGCCGCCATCGTCAAGGGGGTGGCTGACGGCTGCGTCGAAGCCGGCTGCGCCTTGATCGGCGGGGAAACGGCGGAAATGCCGGGAATGTACGCGGAAGACGAGTACGATTTGGCCGGGTTTGCCGTCGGCATTGCCGAAAAAGAACGATTGGTGACGGGGCAAACGATCCAGGCAGGCGATGTGTTGATTGGCCTTCCGTCAAGCGGCCTGCATAGCAACGGCTACTCGCTTGTGCGCCGCATCGTGTTTGAACAAGCAAAGCTGTCGCTTGATAAAATTTACGAGCCGCTTAGCGTTCCGCTCGGTGAGGAACTGCTGAAGCCGACGCGCATTTATGCGAAACGGTTGCGTTCGGTGCTTGAACGGTTTACGATCAAAGGGATGGCGCATATTACCGGCGGCGGGTTGATCGAAAACGTTCCGCGCATGCTGCCGGAAGGGCTTGAAGCCCGCATTCAGCGCGGCTCGTGGCCGGTGTTGCCGATTTTTGACTTCTTGCGCGCCAACGGCAACCTTGAAGAAGAAGAGATGTTTTCCGTGTTTAATATGGGCATTGGCCTCGTGCTCGCCGTCAGCCCGGAAACGGCAGCGCCGCTTGTGAAATGGTTGGACGAACAAGGAGAGCCGGCCTACATCATTGGCGAAGTGGCAAAAGGAGCGGGCGTGTCGTTTACCGGAGGGGGCAAAGCATGA
- the purF gene encoding amidophosphoribosyltransferase, which produces MLAEIKGLNEECGIFGIWGHEDAARLTYYGLHSLQHRGQEGAGIVVAGGGNLSGHKGLGLVTDVFQSGTLDALCGSAAIGHVRYSTAGGGGYENVQPLLFRSQTDAMALAHNGNLTNAIELKLALEAQGSIFQTTSDTEVFAHLIRRSQAPTFVGQMKEALSQIEGAFAFLLLTETALYAALDPHGFRPLSLGRLGSAYVVASETCAFDVIGATYEREVAPGELLIISGEGVRSERFAPEQPRSICSMEYIYFARPDSHVDGINIHTARKNLGKRLALEAPAEADIVTGVPDSSISVAIGYAEATGIPYELGLIKNRYVGRTFIQPSQALREQGVKMKLSPVRGVVAGKRVVMVDDSIVRGTTSRRIVAMLREAGAVEVHVRISAPPITHPCFYGIDTSSKEELIAAKHTVEDIRRLIGADSLAFLSQEGLLAAIGRPEGVPQRGQCLACFTGQYPTRVSQIARPCMTVK; this is translated from the coding sequence ATGCTTGCTGAAATCAAAGGATTGAACGAAGAGTGCGGTATTTTCGGCATTTGGGGGCATGAGGACGCCGCCAGGCTCACGTATTATGGGCTCCACAGCCTGCAGCACCGCGGCCAAGAAGGAGCCGGCATCGTGGTGGCGGGCGGTGGGAATTTGTCTGGCCATAAAGGGCTTGGCTTGGTGACGGACGTGTTTCAAAGCGGCACGCTCGATGCGCTTTGCGGCTCGGCGGCGATCGGCCATGTCCGCTATTCGACGGCGGGCGGGGGCGGCTATGAGAATGTCCAGCCGCTTCTGTTCCGCTCGCAAACCGACGCGATGGCGCTCGCCCATAACGGCAACTTGACGAATGCCATCGAGCTGAAGCTTGCGCTCGAAGCACAAGGGAGCATTTTTCAGACAACATCGGATACGGAAGTGTTCGCCCACCTCATTCGCCGCAGTCAAGCGCCGACATTTGTCGGGCAAATGAAAGAAGCGCTCAGCCAGATTGAAGGGGCGTTTGCGTTTTTGCTGCTGACGGAAACGGCGCTGTATGCGGCGCTCGACCCGCACGGGTTTCGGCCGCTGTCGCTCGGCCGGCTCGGCTCGGCATATGTCGTCGCCTCGGAAACGTGCGCATTTGATGTCATCGGGGCGACGTACGAGCGGGAAGTGGCGCCTGGGGAACTGCTTATCATCAGCGGCGAAGGGGTGCGTTCGGAACGGTTTGCTCCGGAGCAGCCGCGATCCATTTGCAGCATGGAATACATTTATTTTGCCCGCCCGGACAGCCATGTTGATGGCATTAACATCCACACGGCGCGGAAAAATTTAGGGAAGCGGTTGGCGCTCGAGGCGCCAGCCGAAGCCGATATTGTCACCGGTGTGCCGGACTCAAGCATTTCGGTTGCCATCGGCTATGCTGAGGCGACCGGCATTCCATACGAATTAGGGCTCATTAAAAACCGTTATGTCGGCCGGACGTTCATCCAGCCGTCACAGGCGTTGCGTGAACAAGGGGTCAAAATGAAGCTGTCGCCGGTGCGCGGCGTGGTTGCCGGCAAACGGGTCGTGATGGTCGACGATTCGATCGTGCGCGGAACGACGAGCCGCCGCATTGTCGCGATGCTCCGCGAAGCGGGGGCGGTTGAAGTGCATGTGCGCATCAGTGCGCCGCCGATCACCCACCCTTGCTTTTACGGCATTGATACGTCGTCAAAGGAAGAACTGATTGCAGCGAAACATACGGTCGAAGACATCCGCCGCTTAATCGGCGCCGATTCGTTGGCGTTTCTTAGCCAAGAAGGGCTGCTGGCGGCGATCGGACGCCCGGAAGGTGTGCCGCAGCGCGGACAATGTTTGGCCTGTTTTACCGGCCAATACCCAACCCGGGTCAGCCAAATCGCCCGACCGTGCATGACCGTCAAATGA
- the purL gene encoding phosphoribosylformylglycinamidine synthase subunit PurL, with the protein MSLLLEPSAAMIKEQKLYREMGLTDEEFARVEAILGRLPNYTETGIFSVMWSEHCSYKNSKPVLKKFPTDGPHVLQGPGEGAGIVDIGDGLAVAFKIESHNHPSAIEPYQGAATGVGGIIRDVFSMGARPIALLNSLRFGELTSPRVNYLFEHVVAGIAGYGNCIGIPTVGGEVQFDPAYEGNPLVNAMCVGIIRHEDIQRGVATGVGNTVMYVGAKTGRDGIHGATFASEELSEQSEAKRPAVQVGDPFMEKLLLEACLEAVKSDALVGIQDMGAAGLTSSSAEMASKGGFGIEMNLDLVPQREAGMAPYEMMLSESQERMLLVVEQGREEEIAAIFAKYGLEAKAIGKVTDDRMLRLFFHGEVVAEIPVDALAKDAPVYHKPSVEPAYYREFQAMPPYIPHIEDYNQTLLGLLAQPTIASKEWVYDQYDYMVRTNTVVAPGSDAAVVRIRGTNKALALTTDCNSRYLYLDPEMGGKIAVAEAARNVVCSGAKPLAITDCLNFGSPEKPDIFWQLEKAVDGMSEACRALGTPVVSGNVSLYNETNGEAVYPTPVVGMVGLIDDLSHVTTQPFKQAGDLIYVIGEAKPEFGGSELQKWLEGRIFGKAPELDLKVEASRQRQLLTAIRAGVVVSAHDIAEGGLAVALAECVIGASGFGANVTINGDLVSELFSETQSRFVVSVKKEHQEAFEQLVEAKQIGEVTNDGILTVNGEHGETVIRLSVDDMRNVWKGAIPCLLKSKD; encoded by the coding sequence ATGTCGTTACTGCTTGAGCCGAGCGCGGCGATGATTAAAGAACAAAAATTGTATCGTGAAATGGGATTGACGGACGAAGAGTTTGCCCGCGTTGAAGCGATTTTGGGCCGACTGCCGAACTACACGGAAACGGGCATTTTTTCCGTTATGTGGTCAGAGCATTGCAGCTACAAAAACTCCAAACCTGTGCTGAAAAAATTCCCGACCGATGGCCCGCATGTGCTGCAAGGGCCGGGCGAAGGCGCGGGAATTGTCGACATCGGCGACGGGCTGGCGGTGGCGTTTAAAATCGAAAGCCATAACCATCCGTCGGCCATCGAGCCGTACCAAGGGGCGGCGACCGGGGTCGGCGGCATTATCCGTGACGTCTTTTCGATGGGGGCGCGGCCGATTGCGCTGCTTAACTCGCTTCGATTTGGCGAATTGACGTCGCCGCGCGTTAACTATTTGTTTGAACACGTCGTCGCCGGCATCGCCGGGTACGGCAACTGCATCGGCATCCCGACCGTCGGCGGTGAAGTGCAGTTTGACCCGGCGTATGAAGGCAATCCGCTAGTGAATGCCATGTGCGTCGGCATCATCCGCCATGAAGATATTCAACGCGGCGTGGCGACCGGCGTCGGCAATACGGTCATGTATGTCGGGGCGAAAACGGGACGCGACGGCATCCATGGGGCGACGTTTGCCTCTGAGGAATTAAGCGAGCAATCGGAAGCGAAGCGCCCGGCCGTGCAAGTCGGCGACCCGTTTATGGAAAAACTGTTGCTGGAAGCGTGTCTAGAAGCGGTTAAGTCCGATGCGTTAGTTGGCATTCAGGATATGGGCGCCGCTGGGCTTACGAGCTCCTCGGCCGAGATGGCAAGCAAAGGCGGCTTCGGGATCGAAATGAATTTAGACCTCGTTCCGCAGCGCGAGGCAGGCATGGCGCCATACGAAATGATGTTGTCCGAATCACAGGAACGGATGCTGCTTGTTGTTGAGCAAGGCCGGGAAGAGGAAATCGCTGCGATTTTTGCGAAATACGGTTTAGAGGCAAAAGCGATCGGGAAAGTGACCGACGATCGAATGCTCCGCCTGTTTTTCCATGGTGAAGTAGTGGCGGAAATTCCGGTTGACGCGTTGGCGAAAGACGCGCCGGTATATCATAAACCATCTGTGGAGCCGGCTTATTACCGCGAATTTCAAGCGATGCCGCCGTATATTCCGCACATTGAAGATTACAATCAAACATTGCTCGGGCTGCTCGCCCAGCCGACGATCGCCAGCAAGGAATGGGTGTACGATCAGTACGACTACATGGTGCGGACGAACACGGTCGTCGCTCCGGGATCGGACGCGGCCGTCGTGCGCATTCGCGGCACGAATAAGGCGCTCGCGCTCACAACGGACTGCAACTCGCGCTATTTGTACCTAGATCCGGAAATGGGCGGAAAAATTGCCGTTGCCGAGGCGGCGCGCAACGTCGTTTGCTCTGGGGCGAAACCGCTCGCCATAACGGACTGCCTCAACTTCGGCAGCCCGGAAAAGCCGGACATTTTTTGGCAGCTCGAAAAAGCGGTTGATGGGATGAGTGAAGCGTGCCGGGCGCTCGGAACGCCGGTTGTGAGCGGCAACGTCTCCCTTTATAATGAAACGAACGGTGAAGCGGTCTATCCGACGCCGGTCGTCGGGATGGTTGGGCTCATTGACGATCTTTCCCATGTGACGACCCAGCCGTTTAAGCAAGCAGGTGACTTGATTTATGTGATCGGCGAGGCGAAACCGGAGTTTGGCGGCAGCGAGTTGCAAAAATGGTTAGAGGGCCGCATTTTTGGAAAAGCGCCGGAACTTGATTTGAAAGTGGAAGCAAGCCGCCAGCGTCAGCTGTTGACCGCGATTCGCGCTGGGGTCGTGGTGTCCGCGCATGACATCGCTGAAGGTGGATTGGCGGTTGCGCTTGCCGAGTGTGTCATCGGCGCTTCCGGGTTTGGCGCAAATGTGACGATCAATGGCGATCTAGTGAGCGAGCTGTTCAGCGAAACGCAGTCGCGCTTCGTTGTTTCGGTGAAAAAAGAACATCAAGAAGCATTTGAGCAGCTCGTGGAAGCGAAACAGATTGGGGAAGTGACGAACGACGGCATACTGACAGTGAACGGGGAACATGGGGAAACGGTCATTCGCCTTTCGGTCGACGACATGCGAAACGTCTGGAAAGGGGCTATTCCATGCTTGCTGAAATCAAAGGATTGA
- the purQ gene encoding phosphoribosylformylglycinamidine synthase subunit PurQ: MKFAVIVFPGSNCDVDMYHAVADELGEEVEYVWHDEENLDRFDAILLPGGFSYGDYLRSGAIARFSKVMAAVKQAAEAGKPVLGVCNGFQILLEAGLLPGAMRRNQGLKFICRPVQLVVENNETMFTSAYDKGEVITIPIAHGEGNYYCDEQTLQRLVENRQIVFRYHGENPNGSLADIAGIVNERGNVLGMMPHPERAVDALLGSADGLKLFRSIVNYWREMHVVTA, from the coding sequence ATGAAGTTTGCCGTCATTGTCTTTCCGGGATCGAATTGCGATGTCGATATGTACCATGCGGTCGCCGATGAACTCGGCGAAGAAGTGGAATACGTTTGGCATGATGAAGAAAATCTCGATCGGTTCGACGCCATTTTGCTTCCAGGCGGCTTTTCATACGGCGATTACTTGCGTTCGGGGGCGATCGCCCGTTTTTCCAAGGTGATGGCCGCCGTGAAACAAGCCGCGGAAGCCGGAAAACCGGTGCTTGGGGTGTGCAACGGGTTTCAAATTTTACTTGAAGCCGGCCTGCTTCCTGGGGCGATGCGCCGCAACCAAGGGCTGAAATTCATTTGCCGGCCGGTGCAGCTTGTCGTGGAAAACAATGAAACGATGTTTACCTCTGCCTATGATAAGGGCGAAGTGATTACCATTCCGATCGCCCATGGTGAAGGAAATTATTATTGCGACGAACAAACGCTCCAGCGCCTTGTCGAAAACCGGCAAATCGTCTTCCGCTACCATGGGGAAAACCCGAACGGCAGCTTGGCGGATATCGCCGGCATTGTCAACGAGCGCGGCAATGTGCTCGGCATGATGCCGCATCCGGAGCGGGCGGTCGACGCTTTGCTCGGCAGCGCGGACGGACTGAAACTATTCCGATCGATCGTCAATTATTGGAGGGAGATGCATGTCGTTACTGCTTGA
- the purS gene encoding phosphoribosylformylglycinamidine synthase subunit PurS translates to MYKVKVYVTLRESVLDPQGTAVKGALHSLSYTEVKDVRIGKFMELVIDDSDRDIDELVREMCEKLLSNPVIEDYRYEIEEAVAR, encoded by the coding sequence ATGTATAAAGTAAAAGTGTATGTCACGTTGCGTGAGAGTGTGTTGGATCCGCAAGGGACGGCGGTGAAGGGGGCGCTGCACAGCTTATCGTATACGGAAGTGAAAGATGTCAGAATCGGTAAGTTTATGGAGCTTGTCATTGACGATAGCGATCGCGATATCGATGAGCTCGTTCGCGAAATGTGTGAAAAATTGCTGTCCAATCCAGTCATTGAAGACTATCGTTATGAAATCGAGGAGGCCGTCGCCCGATGA
- the purC gene encoding phosphoribosylaminoimidazolesuccinocarboxamide synthase has product MPTKQQLLYEGKAKKIYATDERDVLWVEYKDSATAFNGEKKATIVGKGRLNNEISSLLFTKLKEAGIPNHFMKKLSPTEQLVKSVAIIPLEVVVRNVVAGSLAKRLGLAEGTPLETPLVEFYYKNDDLGDPLLVEDHIAILKLASREEIAWLKSEALKVNDVLRAHFAERKVRLIDFKLEFGRTADGAILLADEVSPDTCRLWDAETNEKLDKDVFRRDLGSLTEAYEVILQRLGGESACIK; this is encoded by the coding sequence ATGCCGACAAAACAGCAGCTGTTGTATGAAGGGAAAGCGAAAAAAATTTACGCGACGGATGAGCGGGATGTCCTTTGGGTGGAGTACAAAGACAGCGCCACGGCATTTAACGGCGAGAAAAAGGCGACGATCGTCGGCAAAGGGAGGCTCAATAACGAGATTTCCAGTTTGTTGTTTACGAAATTGAAAGAAGCAGGCATTCCCAATCACTTTATGAAAAAATTGTCGCCGACCGAGCAGCTTGTGAAAAGTGTAGCGATCATCCCGCTGGAAGTCGTCGTCCGCAACGTCGTGGCCGGGAGTTTGGCGAAGCGCCTCGGTTTGGCGGAAGGGACTCCGCTTGAAACTCCACTTGTCGAGTTTTACTACAAAAACGATGACCTTGGCGACCCGCTGCTCGTGGAAGACCACATTGCGATTTTGAAGCTCGCGAGCCGCGAGGAGATCGCCTGGCTGAAAAGCGAAGCGCTGAAAGTGAACGACGTGTTGCGCGCTCATTTTGCCGAGCGAAAAGTGAGATTAATTGATTTTAAGCTTGAGTTCGGCCGCACGGCGGACGGCGCGATCCTCTTAGCGGATGAGGTGTCGCCGGATACGTGCCGGCTTTGGGACGCCGAGACGAATGAGAAACTGGATAAGGACGTATTTCGCCGTGATCTTGGCAGTTTAACCGAGGCGTATGAGGTCATTTTACAACGGTTAGGGGGAGAATCGGCATGTATAAAGTAA